The region TTATACTTCTTTATCTAGCGAGCAGATACACCATGTTAAGTCCATTATTTATGTTGGTTCCATGACACACCAAAGACACATTCACATTGCACATTATTTGGGTTTTACGGTTGGTGTGACTCCTTTCATATACTTAGGAGTTCCAATGTTCAAAGGAAAGCCCAAGCCAATTCACTTTTAGTTCATAGCTGACATGATTAGAGCCAAATTGGCTGCTTATAAAGCTAGTTTACTTTCAATAGCTGGAAGATTATAGATGGTGAAATCAGTTATTCAAAGTATAGTACTCCGGTGCCTTCCATATCTCTATCATGAAGAGTATCGAGAAGTGGGTAAGGAATATCATCTGGAGTTGGGAGATGGACAAGAGACATTTGGTAACAATGGATTGACATAGGTGTTGTAAGACTTCTGAGAAAATATGATACCTTACATGATTGTCATCTCTAATGACTTTGTTATCAGAGACAAAGTCATTAAAGATGACAATCATGTAAGGCATCATATTTTCTCCTCTCTTTAGAGTGGTATGAAAGGCTCATTTGAAGAGGTAAAACTTAACACTAGATGAATGATTGGAGATGGAAACATAATTAAGTTCTGGTTGGATTGTTGGAATGAATGTCCTCTGATTGACACTTTAGGAATCACATACCCGAACCAACAATTTCTTAAGGAAAATGCTAGCTCTTATATTTTTAATCATCAATGGCATCTCCCCATGTCCCTTCAATTGGCCTATCCTTCCCTCACTTTTATTCTCAATCAAACTCACATTCCAATAGAGGATATGGAGGATAAATGTATTTGAAATCTCTTTGAGAATGGTGAGCTTACTCTCAAGAGGGCCTATGACTATAAAGATGATTCTTCCCAAGTGGTTTATTGGGGAAAGATCATTTGAAATGTTCACATTACACCTTCAAGATCACTTTTGTTTTGGAGATTTATCCATAACAGGTTGCATACTGATGACTACTTAGCCACAAGGGGTCTGCATTCTCCTTATATGTGCAACATCTGTTTGCAACACTCTGAATCCTCTTATCATCTATTTTTCAGGTGTCATTTTGCAGGCAAACTTTGGAGGATCTTTGCCTCATTTTTCAATCAAAACATTTTCTTCGTGGAAGACATTTGGAATGCGTTGAACAAACCTTGGTCTGACCAATGCATAATGCTTGTTATCTCGGCTGTAACCAACACAATAAACAATATTTGGCAAGCAAGAAACAATGTCTGGTTCAAGGGGATCAAAACTCACTAGAAATTGGTAATCAACTCAATTAATTAAGAGGTGTCTTTCACATGGAATTCAACTCCCAAAACTTGTTCAAATTCTGTCTTGGACTTTAGgatcatgaaattttttgatGTCAATCTCCATCCTCCTAAGAATCAGGTTATTAGAGAATTCCTATGGCACCCTCCGATTGTGAATTGGGTCAAGTGTAATGTCAACAAACCTACAAAGGAATTTTCAAGGATCATAACGCCAATCATTCAAGTAGTTTCTCTTTGAACATTGAATCGGAGAATGCTCTATATACATAAGCTTACATGTGCCATTATTACTTAAATTTCAAAAGGATAAATTGAACGCATCTATGGCTGGAAATCATATTCAAAATTGATAGTCTTAACTTTTACAAAACCTTACATTGTTTTGTGGAGGATGGGAAAATGCATTATATTACACTAAGTCCATTTCTTTTTTAATTACTCACAATTTTAACGAGGGAAATCACTGTGCCAATATATTAACTAACATCAACTTACATATATAGGATTTTATACTTGATGGAATGTTGATTTTATATTTGATAGAATGTTGTTCATAGAAACATCCTTATGCAATTTGCTCGTAACTTTATTGGGCTTCTTTATTATAGAGTTTTTCAttgaaagattttgattaaatCTCCTCTCAATTTTTATCTCTGTATAAAagtattttttttcttttaatatattttttttgtggCTCTGACCATCTTTTCccaaaaaaagaagaaagaaattAAACCAAGTAAAAACGACCATTGAAAGAAGGTTGAAACAGTAAATACATTACACGAGCTTTGATCTGTCATCGTGATCGGAATCGGAAAACTGAAAGAAAACAACAAAATGTATTACTGGGTCGGAGCTACATCTTCTGATTACGCCGGAACTCCTCCCCAACCTCGCAGTGGTCATTCTGCTGTTAACATCGGCAAATCCAAGGTTGTCGTCTTCGGCGGTCTTGTCGATAAGAAGTTTCTCAGTGATATCCTTGTCTATGATATTGGTTGGTAACCCTTTTCTCTCTTCTTTTTTGGGGTTTTGTCAAAATTGGGGATTTCATTCGTTTTTATTGTTGCAATTTTTCAGAGGCCAAGCTATGGTACAAACCAGAGTGCACTGGAAGTGATTCGGATGGACATGTGGGTCCCAGTCCACGAGCATTTCATGTTGCTGTTTCCATTGATTGTCACATGTTTATTTTTGGTGGCCGTTCTGGGGGTCAAAGGTCAAGTTTCTGTTTTAGTGTTTTATTTCATATGGTTTGTTTGGATTGGCTTGTTTAAGTTAAGTTTATTCATTGACATAAGCACTTGTGAAACTTTGTGAAAGTGTTTATGAGAACAACTTATGATGATAAGTTCACAAGCTGTTTTTCAGCTTATTTGGATGAACTTTTAGGGATGGTGAATGAAAACAACTTGTAGCTTATATGACAACAATTTTAACTTTATTTTACTTTTTATTATATAAATAGTGTATATATAAAGCACTTATACGATGCATGCTTAACTAAACTGATTATCCAAACAAGGCCTTACTCCATCTTATCATTCCATGTTTTGTTCACCATTCATAGTACATTGAGAAAGAGTTGTTCTTGATTATTATATTGTTAATATTAGATTTAAGTAAAATAATATTTGTTGTCATCGTTTTATTCATCTCAACTCTCATTCGTTTACTATGTATGCTTTATGTGTGTGTGCGTGTTTGGTTCTCACTATAATGTTTGAATTGGACAGGTTGGGAGACTTTTGGGTTTTGGATACTGGTATGAAACTTTCTATTATATTTGTAGGATTTATTGTCTGTGATAACTTTCATTTCGAGACTAGATGTGTTTGGAATTAAGACTAATGCTTTCTTGGCATGTTGGTGTCTTGAATGAACGATGTTGTTTAATCAAGATATATGGCAATGGTCGGAACTATCTGGCTTTGGTGACTTGCCTTCGCCGCGAGATTTTTCTGCAGCTTCATCTATTGGGAACCGGAAGATTGTTATGTGAGACATATAACATTCAATTTGACTACTTGTACCACTTGGTTGAATTAGGATTAAATTTAAACTGTTTGTTTGATAATGATGCAGGTATGGTGGATGGGATGGAAAAAGGTGGCTATCCGATGTTTATGTTTTGGACACAAGTATTTTCCTCTCTCTGGGATTTAATTTTATCTCTTAAACACACATTTGATTTTATGCATTGAAACAAGTGGGAACACCATCTTCTTACTTTTGTAGTATCCCTCGAGTGGACGGAGCTCTCAGTTTCTGGAACATTGCCACAACCTAGGTGTGGCCATACTGCCACAATGGTCGAAAAGCGGTTGCTTGTTTATGGGGGAAGAGGTGAGGTCTCATAATTCTCCTTGTTTAAGAATTGATTTGCTTGTATGATGAGATCTTTTATGAGTTTATATCAGTCTCTTATTCCAAACTGAATAGGCAAGTATTTACAGATGCCCTTAGGGCATTTTCTAAGAAATCAAAAGCAGGATGCATTTATTGGACTGAAAAAACACTTGGGTGTTACTTGGCAATTTCCATGCGTGAAGAGCATTTCATCTCGTGATTATTTCTGTATTCTGTTTTTCAATTTTCATTTTGTTTCTGTTTTGTGATTTTCCATGTTAAAGAAGCATGTCTTTATTTCTCAAATAATGATCAATACGTGCAACTAGGTGCACCTCATCATTTTCACTATTATCTTCACATCATTTTAGGAGAAGTTTGGCACTTCTCTCTGGGTTTGACTTTATTGGCAATCTTAGAATTTgggttgggcctaactcaacccttACTAATCCGGCTTTTAAGGTGAAGACTAGTACCATCACTTATAAACAATTGAACACATTGTCTAGCCTTATCTCTTCCATTGCGGGACTTAACATGCAAGATTGATGAAATTTCAGATTTGTATGAGGTATGTGCATATTTTCCTTAATGGAACTAAGAAAATTGAACTTTGAAGTGTTGGTCAATTTTTTTTCCATATTCAAAGTAATCTGATGAGCTTCATAAACCCACTGAAACTCCATAGTTATTCTAAGGTGTAGCCTCTTTCCCTTGCACATCTGTCATGATAAAGTTAACTTCTGAATCAACATCTTTTCTTTAGGATAGTCTCTTTGAGGTCTTATAAGCACTGAGCGTGTCCTTTTCTAGAGACAGGAATGGCCCCTCCAGTCCGAAAAATCGTGTTGCTTTGATTTCTCTCACTTACCTGCAAATAAATAACCATTGCGGATAAACGGAGGGACCCACTTAGTGGGATAAAGCTTGGTTGTTGCGGATAAATGGAAGGAACATATATATTAATTGCTGCAGATGCAATTTCAATCTCATACAAAATTATTAATTGAAATGACTGTTCTTGCCTGACTTTGATAGGAGGAGGTGGACCAATCATGGGTGATTTGTGGGCATTGAAGGGCCTTATTGACGAAGGTATGCATTTTTTTTACCATTTTGAattctttgttttattttattttctctgGAGCAAATCTTATGGTTCATACTTTCTCTCATCTTTCATACACTTTTTCTATTCTAAATTTAATTATTAGTGGCTCCTTATTCAATTGGGTTATGTACTTATAGTTTGTATGTGTTGTGGAGGGAAGAGAATGAAACACCCGGGTGGACTCAATTAAAGCTTCCAGGTCAAGCGCCTTCCCCTCGTTGTGGCCAAACAGTTACAAATGCAGGACACTATGTAATCACATTTGCTTTATTCTGATTTCTCTTTCTAGTTTTGCTGTTTTTTTATATTGCTTTTAGTCTTTTACTGCCAAAAattgatgtttgtagttttgTACCATTCCTACTTCATCTTGTAGTAAAATAACATAATGAAATTAACAAAACTACCACTAACACTAACAGCTACGTACGCCCGTTCACTAACAAATACTGCTCATTACTGATTGTCAGTTATGCAAAGCTAGCATAACTGACTGGAAGACTCTAGAACACTTCACGGTATTCCTGATCTAGATCATCTGGTCAGTCGTGACTTGTGAAGGTGGCCGAGGGTCTGCTGCTAGTAATAAAGAAAAACTAACTCTTATCCCACAAAGCTTGTTAATCCATCCATATGATTACATGAGTTTACTGCTTTAACTTGGAATCCTGtcatttgtttgtttgttttatttaTGTTGGAGGGGATTTTGCAGTTGTTGATGTTTGGAGGGCATGGGACCGGTGGATGGTTGAGTCGTTATGATATCTACTATAACGATTGCATTGTGTTGGACAGAGGTGAGAATTTCCACTCTGCTTATCTGGCTTTCATCTCATGAATTTAGCATATCTTTGAATGAAAAGTTGTGTATGTCACATGTTTAACTTTTGCTGAAGAGTCAAGTTTGCAAAATATGGTATCAAGATGCATTATTTTGAAACAAATCGCACACATTATTCTTTCTTTTGGTTTAAACTATGGCAAGGTCATGCATTTAATCTATAAGATTTTATTGGAGAAATGGCAAATGCTAAGTTCAATTACTTAAATTGCTAGGTAGGCTAATTGTTTGTTCTTCTGTTCATACAGTTTCAGCACAGTGGAAGCGGCTGTCTATAGGCAATGAACCCCCTCCTGCCCGTGCATACCACTCTATGACAGCTATTGGTTCACGGTATCTGCTAATCGGCGGCTTTGATGGAAAATCAACTTATGGCGAGCCATGGTGGTTAGTCCCACAAGGTATTCATTGTGCTTTGAAGGTCGTCAAACTTATATTCTTATTGTTAAATTCAAGTATTTGCTTCAAGTACTTTTCACTGATTAACTATGCCAACACGGGTTTTTAACTGTTTTGTTTAGCAATGACTTCTTCGCAAGCCAGATTTTGTGTCAAACAATAATGTGTTACTGCTTAAATGTAGAAGATTTTGAAGCAGAAACCTTTCAATCTCATAAGAGAACTGTTAAAAGAACTGAACAATCAACCGTCAAAGGCACAAAAACTAAATTCTCGACTTCTTTGCTTGTTTTACAGATGACCCAATTGCAAATAGAGTAACTGCATCTCCACCCAGAAATATTCCTGAAAGTAACGATGCAGCGTCACTTAATGGTAATTTTCAACCTCAATTCAAGGTATTGGTTAAACTCGTATTTCCCTATCTTCTTGGTTACTTCTGCGTCTTCTCGATATTCCTCTTAATTTGAACATAATATTAAAAAATAAGGTTAAATACGAAAGTCAGTAGTTATAATACTCTTCACTTATTATGTCAGGAAAACGAAACAGATAAATTTCCTCTCTCAGAATTGCAACAGAGATTGCAAATATCAGTTTCACAGTCCAATTCTAATCTTCCAATTGTGAATGAGTTGGAAGACAAAGAGCTTCTTGAATTAGCATCAAGATTAGCAGGTGAAAATGTTTCTGCAAGTTCACCGGTAAAGTAAAACATTCCTTTAATCATGTAAATCTTTTATGTTGGGAACATTCCTTTAATCATGTAAATCTTTTCTATATGTTGGAAAAATTCCTTTAATCATGTAAATCTTTTCTATATGTCGGTCGCATTGTAGTAGTAATTTGATTGTAGTAGTATTTCATTTCCCAATAAGAAGGCAATTGAGGAACTTCGCGGACACTGGAAGCAAGCTGAACCAAATATGATCAAACTCAAAGAGCTTGGACCGTTGCTTCGGGATTACCAACGTCTAATTCACCGGCTTCATCTGTAAGAACTCCattgtttatccatttctttcTTGACTATTTCAACTTTAGTATATCCAGGCTTATGAAGTTTATTACCAATTTTATTTATAATTTGATTAGAGGAACGAGTGCATCTGAAGAGCAACCTGGATTTGATGAACATGTGATGCATCGATTTTATCATGTCAAAAACGTTTCTCAGGTAACTTTTTGTGGTTAAATGGATTATAACTTTTCATTTTAAAATAAGAGTTAATTCCATTATATTTCATTAGTAATATTCTGAGTACCTATAAAAACAATATCAAAACTATATGAGCATTACCATTTTTAATTTTCTGATTGTCTTTCTTGACTCTTGTTGCAGTTGCGAATGGATGATATACCAAAACTTTTGGCTGAGTACAAACAGATTCCTGTATTAAACTAGTATTTATGATTGCTTCTCcaattttattttgttttggaaTTTGTTTAACTTTTGATAAAAAACACATAAAAATAATTTCctatttaatatatattttttaaaactAACATAGTGGAATATGAATTATTAATTCTATTCTATTATTTGAATATTTTATGAGAAATACGGCCAGAAAAATAGAAGCTATTATTGCAAAGGAAAAGAGAGGATGAAACATTTAAAAGTgataataaataaaaatatggaTGAAAAGGATATTGTGCGGGTTGAAAAGTGGTATCCCTGCGAGGGTAGATGATATTCAGAGACCTACTCGCAGAGAATATTCAGAGACCTTAGTAGGTGTATAACAATTATATGGTGATTGACGCTTGACCACGGCGACAATAAGCCCTATATGGTGATGTTACAATGGTTTTAGAGGATTTACTCGCGTGAGGTGAGAGGTTATGTGTATAAACGTTTTTTGGGTGTTACGACTAAGTTATGATTTGTCATTTTCTCCCTTTAGGGGAGAAGTATATATAGGGTCCTTTTGGGCCTAGGGTTTAAGAAACTCTTAGAGGTAATAATCGTTCTCCCATTATAGGAGATTATTGACTACCGATTTTTCAAGGAGCCGCTAGGAGGGGACCTTCGAGTCGTCCCCTGCTTGGGACTCTCACATATATAACACAGTACACAGTCTCTTAAGCATAAGAGCTTATAAAAGGTAAAGTGCTTTTAAGGTTTCCTTTGTTTGGGCAACAAGTCTCTCAATTTGGGGTGAGTCCTTCGTCTAAAGGCAAACTTTTTAACGAGAGGCGAGTCCCTCAGTTTGGGATGAGTCCCTCGGCTGAAGGTGGTCATTTTAACGAGAGACGGGTCCCTCAGCTTGTGGCGAGGGCGAGTTCCTCAACTGAATATGGTCTTTTAACGAGAGATGAGTCCACCAGCTTGAGGCGAGTCCCTCGGCTGAAGGCGACCCTTTTAATAGAGGTGGGTCCCTCAAATTGGGGCGAGTCCCTCGGCTGAAGGCAACCCTTTTTCAATGTGAGGTGGGTACCTCCTTTCATTTATATAAGACTTCTTATTGAGGGGCGAGTCATTTCCTCTTTTCAGATGTCTCTTGATTAGCTAGAATGTCAATCGAGAATGTCAATCAATCATTCAGATGATCACACTTATTTCTATTTAATATAAACAATGATGTCCTATTTTTCGAGACCTTAAACACTAGTGGCACATGTCAGCAGTGTGTCAAGTTTTTCAAAATTACGGGGAGCCTAAAAGATCCTTTGTAGTTTTAAACCCTTTATAAAAGTTTCTCTTCCACTTCTCCGCTCTATTTTGCTTCCACGATTTCTATAGGCTCATTTGGATTACTCACCTCTTCTTCACCCCTGATTCTTCATTCACAAACTTGTTTAAGGTATGAATTTCGTCTTCATTCCCTCTCCCGAAAGTGGGTAGGATTTATGAAGAATTGTTCGAAATATGGTTTAGATTAATGTAAAGTTGCAGGTTTTGAGGGCTATAGTCACCCCTTTGACGATTGCGATAGTGATGGTGATTTCTTTTTGTTCTATTGTTTTCCCAGGgacaaaaagataatggttgcCTCTTCCGTCGTGCCCAAGGATGTTGGAAACATCGGACGTTGTTACACTTCTGTTGAGGGCATTCACGCTCCCACCCCCTTTCTCCAAGGAGTTTCTTGGTGACTACCAGGCTCTCCGATCTAAATTATCTAACATAATTGTAAGCATGAAGGATAACCTTATGTTTAGGGCATTGATGCTAAAAGACGTTGATCAAGAGAGGCGGGACAGGGCTGAGAAGATGTAGGAGAAGCTCCAGAAGTATGCTAATAGTTATAATGACAACCAGAGGTTGCTGAAGGCCCTACAAAAAGACAAGGAAACCTAGGAGAAAAAGCTGGCAGATGTGGAGGCCAAGGCTGCGAAGATCGCTACTAAGGAGAAATCTATGCATGAGTCCTAGGAGTCCTTGGACGTCGCCCTCACATCTAAAAATGATATAGAAAGGCAAGTGTCAGAGCTTAATGATGAGTTGGTGTCGACCTCTAGCGTTTACTTTGAGCGGGCCAAAAACCCGTTTTTCCTTTTCTATCGCGAGTTGGATATGAGCAAATTATACTTCCTTCAAGCCGTCAAAGATGGCAAGTTAGTGGATGAAGAGGTAATGGCCTCTCTAGAGCCTAAAGGTTCGGTTCCCGCAAGTGACACATAGGGCGTGGAAGGAGGTAAGTTCGAAGCCCCTCAATCGAAGGAAGCCGCCAGGATGAAGGTAGCCTATGAGGAGGAGAGTTGATGGTTTTGAATTTTCTTGTAGTGTTTCTTGATCCCTAGTGGCATTTCATTATATTTCCTTGCCCACTTGGGGGCTTTTTGTAATTGTTAAAACAACGACACCCGTTTGGGACCTCTTTTATGCTACTTGCTTTTTACTGTTACTTTTCTTCGTACCCATTTATCCATGATTGTTTTCAAGCCCTTGATTTGGGGCATACCTACTGCTTCCCCTTTAGAGGGAACAACAAGGATCACTTATCGGAGTTTAGTGATTTCATAGGCCTAGAGGACGGTAAGGATCCTAGCTAGGGATTCGACGATTTGGTTGCCATTAAGGACAACGAGGATCCCACTTAGGTGTCCCACGTCTCAATTGCCACTTGGGGCGACAAAGATCCCACTTTAGGGATCCAACAATTGATTGCCCATAAGGGGGGCAAGGATCCTACTTTAGGGATCCAACATTTCAATTGCCACTAAGGGCGACAAGGATCCCTTTTAGGGATCCAACGTTTTGATTGCCCATAAGGGCGACAATGATCCACCTTTAGGGATCCATCATTTCAATTGCCATTTAAGGCGACAagtgttgatatttgtaaatatagtATTACGAATATGTGTATATCAAATAGTCCCAaatcgactatatcatgtaattagttataatctctctatatataataaagtctccgtagtgcttttcaagacacacggtttattcaaatgtctcttagtctcctaacttaacatggtatcagagcctcgtttaagatccggtgggccacctactatggtttccattatcgggccacccaccatttattttcgcgctccagatgtccagtcctgggcgtgagggggtgtgttaagagtcccacatcggacaatatatggcctgaacatgaCTTTATAAGTGGGGACAACCCCCGCCTACCAACtggttttgtagggttgagttaggctTAACCACATTCTTAACATGGTATTTTGGAAGAAACAGGTTTGTTGAATGATAAACCAGctgatactcctatggatccaAGTGTCAAACTACTACCCAATCAGGGGGAGCCTTTATCTGACTCAGGAAGGTATAGAAGATTGATTGGAAAGTTGAATCATCTCACCGTCATTCGTCTAGACATTTCTTTTGCAATTAGTGTCGTAAGTCAGTTCTTAAACTCCCCTTGTCAGGAACACATGGATGTTGTTATCCggattctgagatacatcaaatgtgctccaggaaaaggtctagtttatgaaaataaaggacatactcagatagttggatactccgatgctgattgggcagggtcacccattgatagacgatccacctctgggtattgtgtacttgttggaggaaaccttatatcctggaaaagtaagaaacaaaacgTAGTTGCAAGATCAAGCGCCGATGCAGAGTATAGGGCCATGGCAATGGcaacatgtgaacttatttggttaaaacagttgctcaaggaacttcaaattgaagaagcaagaccaatgacacttatttgtgataatcaagccgcattgcacattgcttcaaatccagtcttccatgagaggaccaaacatattgagatagactATCACTTTATCAGAGAGAAAATTGAATCAGGTGACATCGTCACAAACtttgtcaactctaatgatcaattggcAGACGTGTTTACAAAATCTCTGCGAAGTCCTAGaactaattatatatgtaacaagcttggtgcatttgacttatatgctcaagcttgagggggagtgttgatatttgtaaatatagtATTAAGAATATGTGTATATCAaatagtcccacatcgactatatcatgtaattagttataatctctctatatataataaagtctccgtaGTACTTTTCAAGACACAcggtttattcaaatgtctcttagtctccTAATTCAACAACAAGGATCCTCTTAAGGATCCAACGTTTTGATTTCCTTATAAGGGCGACAAGGATCCTCTTTTAGAGATCTAGCATTTTAATTGTCCGTAAGGGCGACAATGGTCCTCTTTAGGGATCCAACATTTCAATTACCACTAATGGTGGTAAGGATCCCTCTTAGGGATCCAACATTTAGATTATCCATAAGGGCGGCAAGGATCCTCCTTCAGGATTCAAAATTTCCATTGCCACTAAGAGCGACAAGGATCCCACTTTAGGGATCCAACAATTGGATCGTCTCTAAGGGCAACCTTCTCCAAAACTCTTATGTTCCTGCAAAAAAGAAAGAGACAACAAATGCAATTCTACAGAATAATAAAATGAGAGGCCTCATTAAAAACCCTCAATCCCTACAAGGTACATAAGGAAAAGAGCGCAAAAAAATAATACTATGTCCTTACAAGCGACAAAGATATAATACCCGCCTATAAAAATCAATTGAACAGttaattaaaaataaagaaaacaatCAAGTGACGATAAAAAGAGTAACACTGAGGGGCATTCCCCTTCGACTTTCAATTCTTGATCCTTTCTCTGGCTAGAGGGCGAACCTCCTTGCCTTTACAAGCATCTCCTGACA is a window of Lathyrus oleraceus cultivar Zhongwan6 chromosome 6, CAAS_Psat_ZW6_1.0, whole genome shotgun sequence DNA encoding:
- the LOC127093107 gene encoding protein GLUTELIN PRECURSOR ACCUMULATION 3 isoform X1, which translates into the protein MYYWVGATSSDYAGTPPQPRSGHSAVNIGKSKVVVFGGLVDKKFLSDILVYDIEAKLWYKPECTGSDSDGHVGPSPRAFHVAVSIDCHMFIFGGRSGGQRLGDFWVLDTDIWQWSELSGFGDLPSPRDFSAASSIGNRKIVMYGGWDGKRWLSDVYVLDTISLEWTELSVSGTLPQPRCGHTATMVEKRLLVYGGRGGGGPIMGDLWALKGLIDEENETPGWTQLKLPGQAPSPRCGQTVTNAGHYLLMFGGHGTGGWLSRYDIYYNDCIVLDRVSAQWKRLSIGNEPPPARAYHSMTAIGSRYLLIGGFDGKSTYGEPWWLVPQDDPIANRVTASPPRNIPESNDAASLNGNFQPQFKENETDKFPLSELQQRLQISVSQSNSNLPIVNELEDKELLELASRLAGENVSASSPKAIEELRGHWKQAEPNMIKLKELGPLLRDYQRLIHRLHLGTSASEEQPGFDEHVMHRFYHVKNVSQLRMDDIPKLLAEYKQIPVLN
- the LOC127093107 gene encoding protein GLUTELIN PRECURSOR ACCUMULATION 3 isoform X2, whose translation is MYYWVGATSSDYAGTPPQPRSGHSAVNIGKSKVVVFGGLVDKKFLSDILVYDIEAKLWYKPECTGSDSDGHVGPSPRAFHVAVSIDCHMFIFGGRSGGQRLGDFWVLDTDIWQWSELSGFGDLPSPRDFSAASSIGNRKIVMYGGWDGKRWLSDVYVLDTISLEWTELSVSGTLPQPRCGHTATMVEKRLLVYGGRGGGGPIMGDLWALKGLIDEENETPGWTQLKLPGQAPSPRCGQTVTNAGHYLLMFGGHGTGGWLSRYDIYYNDCIVLDRVSAQWKRLSIGNEPPPARAYHSMTAIGSRYLLIGGFDGKSTYGEPWWLVPQDDPIANRVTASPPRNIPESNDAASLNGNFQPQFKENETDKFPLSELQQRLQISVSQSNSNLPIVNELEDKELLELASRLAGENVSASSPAIEELRGHWKQAEPNMIKLKELGPLLRDYQRLIHRLHLGTSASEEQPGFDEHVMHRFYHVKNVSQLRMDDIPKLLAEYKQIPVLN